A single window of Drosophila suzukii chromosome 3, CBGP_Dsuzu_IsoJpt1.0, whole genome shotgun sequence DNA harbors:
- the LOC139352793 gene encoding uncharacterized protein, protein MSDNEADDPALAGFITLQKERLQSLTRLQQNYKKDAASRKTESYYMKRLQQIESLNAAFETTHQVIICTEGYVKTDYHAKKIAVSFEDLYMETYCLVAEGQRIKFPVTPSSASAPTAVSTVADARVHMPQLPVPKFSGNCVDWPGYYDAFTRLIHQNERLDNIQRFHFLKESLPAGRDCDIRQIPWTAANYTVAWDTLIQRYNNPPVVFSNHMNMLYQLPSLSKEKPDDIRSMISAVNVCAAACNTINASLQNGDHWLAHYLTAKLPKETHSAWEHHLGSQTHIPSYKDLEQFLNNRLITLDAIENRNCSGTNKSGSPLDHHPTKRISVHNTHAQPSPPVLRCPHCNGNHILRRCQQFLSLDCYQRKEVVRRPAVQV, encoded by the coding sequence ATGTCTGACAACGAAGCTGATGATCCGGCCTTAGCAGGTTTTATTACACTTCAAAAGGAGCGTCTCCAAAGTCTAACACGTCTGCAGCAGAACTATAAGAAGGATGCCGCGTCTCGAAAAACCGAAAGTTATTATATGAAGCGCCTGCAGCAGATCGAGAGTTTAAACGCGGCTTTTGAGACCACCCATCAAGTAATCATCTGCACCGAGGGATATGTCAAAACGGACTATCACGCCAAGAAGATCGCCGTCAGTTTCGAGGATCTGTACATGGAAACCTATTGCCTTGTAGCTGAAGGCCAACGAATAAAGTTCCCAGTGACGCCGTCCTCAGCCTCGGCACCCACCGCCGTGTCGACGGTTGCCGACGCACGTGTCCACATGCCACAACTGCCAGTGCCCAAGTTTAGCGGAAACTGTGTGGACTGGCCTGGATATTATGACGCCTTCACTCGGTTAATTCATCAAAATGAGCGGCTGGACAATATTCAACGGTTTCATTTCCTCAAGGAATCTCTGCCAGCTGGTCGAGATTGCGATATTCGTCAAATTCCTTGGACGGCCGCTAACTATACGGTAGCATGGGACACACTAATTCAGCGCTATAACAATCCACCCGTGGTCTTCTCCAATCACATGAACATGTTGTACCAGTTGCCAAGCCTAAGCAAGGAGAAGCCCGATGATATACGATCTATGATCAGTGCAGTCAACGTCTGCGCAGCCGCCTGTAACACCATCAACGCGTCGTTGCAGAACGGGGATCACTGGCTCGCCCATTATTTGACTGCAAAATTACCGAAAGAGACGCACTCCGCCTGGGAACATCATCTCGGCAGTCAAACCCACATTCCCTCGTACAAGGATCTCGAACAGTTTCTCAACAACCGGTTAATCACCCTGGACGCCATTGAAAATAGAAACTGTTCGGGCACCAACAAATCTGGATCACCACTGGATCATCACCCCACAAAACGTATCTCGGTTCATAACACCCACGCGCAACCAAGCCCCCCTGTGCTTCGTTGCCCACACTGCAATGGTAATCATATCCTTCGTCGATGTCAGCAATTCCTTAGCTTGGATTGCTACCAACGTAAGGAGGTCGTGAGGAGGCCCGCTGTTCAAGTGTAA
- the LOC139352792 gene encoding uncharacterized protein — protein MQNPRFDRRRRPNYWSTVQLYGKLLHPNVAKPNVQSRCRLCRRYERDPEKWIRYKEGIEEYFELGQITPAVTSERSTVSTSKKFCRVESCVLPHHAVYKEDRLTTKQRIVFDASAKTSNGRSLNDVLSVGPTLQNDLPAVLLNWRQYRHVFTADIQRMYRCIDVHPDDTQYQRILWRAADGNIKEYCLSTVTFGTASAPFTAIRVVRQLAEDERENYPLAEEVLKHEIYVDDILSGDHTISAAQNKSLQIQNALKSANMELRKWSSNDIALLDSIPLSNRCNQTSRSWDNSDTVKTLGMHWLPNQDCFTYKLQASIPTGSTKREILSSIARLFDPLGLIAPILISAKLILKEVTMAHLHSENDRKHLGWDDPVPSSIANKWKKFRVNLENISKTRIPRSVRYMPDFSNDIQLHAFCDGSTHAYAAAVYMRIPQPDSSFYTTLITAKSKISPTKPLTIPRTELCGAVLATKLTKWVVANNRWKNAKISVTYWTDATIVLHWIKGDVTRWKTFVANRVAYILDHSDSNQWRHVPTADNPADSATRGLSPSEISIFDLWWHGPSWLRQHSSEWPDTEVPNIKFDEQSLEAKSLQIRLHTTQVDISLIERFSTYTKLVRVIAYILRFCHNAQSKKTRSYSQLSPEELDNALRCVVKIVQAETFQSDMHAILAENPLPPKSTLRNLTPFLDDGILRVRGRLKHSNLSFDRKHPIILPQRHFFTELVIQNSHQATLHGGAHLTLAHTRYKFWIPNGRQAVRTILRKCITCFRASPSIGSQLMGDLPVHRVNPPNRPFVATGVDYTGAIEIQAARLRGTSTYKGYIAIFVCLATKAVHLEAVTGLSSEHFLLAFSRFTGRRGPVQHMYSDNGTNFVGANKLLASAQQADRDHATCPTWHFTPPYSPNFGGLWEAGVKSVKHHLKRTVGSHKQTYEELATVLIRIEACLNSRPLCPLTADPDDLEALTPAHFLIGDTLLAPAHCRPQNSSFREQFLSHQNLIRQFWTQWSRDWLSHLQTRPKWCQEKENFKINELVLMKDDQLPPSQWSLGRITSLHPGEDSLVRVVTLKTKSGSQKRSISKLCRLPISC, from the exons ATGCAGAATCCGCGCTTCGATCGCCGGCGTCGGCCAAACTACTGGTCAACGGTGCAACTTTACGGCAAGCTGCTGCATCCGAACGTCGCTAAACCCAACGTTCAATCTAGATGTCGACTCTGC CGGCGTTATGAACGGGATCCAGAAAAATGGATTCGCTACAAGGAGGGAATCGaagaatattttgaattggGACAAATCACACCAGCAGTCACTAGTGAGAGATCAACCGTCAGTACCTCCAAAAAATTCTGTCGGGTTGAATCCTGCGTTCTTCCTCATCACGCTGTCTATAAAGAAGACAGACTCACCACCAAACAGCGCATTGTATTCGACGCATCGGCAAAGACCTCAAACGGTCGATCTCTAAACGATGTATTGTCCGTAGGACCCACTCTCCAAAATGACCTCCCTGCAGTGTTACTGAATTGGAGACAGTACCGACATGTTTTCACCGCCGACATCCAGCGCATGTACCGCTGCATCGACGTACATCCGGACGACACGCAATACCAGCGGATTTTATGGCGGGCGGCGGATGgaaacatcaaggaatattgCCTGTCAACTGTAACTTTCGGTACCGCTTCTGCACCATTCACCGCCATTAGAGTCGTTCGTCAACTTGCAGAGGATGAACGCGAAAATTATCCACTGGCGGAAGAGGTCTTAAAGCACGAAATCTACGTCGACGATATTCTTTCTGGTGATCACACTATCTCAGCAGCACAAAACAAGAGTTTACAAATCCAGAACGCTCTAAAATCCGCAAATATGGAATTGAGAAAATGGTCTAGTAACGACATAGCGCTTCTAGACAGCATTCCTTTATCAAACCGATGCAATCAAACGTCACGAAGCTGGGACAACTCTGATACAGTCAAAACCTTAGGAATGCATTGGTTACCTAACCAAGACTGTTTCACCTACAAATTGCAAGCGAGCATTCCCACGGGTTCAACCAAAAGAGAAATTCTTTCGAGCATTGCCAGACTTTTCGATCCCTTAGGACTAATAGCCCCTATTCTCATTTCAGCAAAATTAATTCTAAAGGAAGTCACAATGGCACACCTCCATTCCGAGAACGATCGCAAGCACTTAGGGTGGGACGACCCAGTACCCAGTTCCATCGCtaacaaatggaaaaagtTCCGTGTCAATCTGGAGAACATCAGCAAAACCCGAATACCTCGCAGCGTACGGTATATGCCAGACTTTAGCAATGATATCCAGTTGCACGCTTTCTGCGACGGGTCCACTCACGCCTACGCAGCGGCGGTTTACATGCGTATACCCCAACCGGATTCATCGTTTTATACCACTCTCATCACTGCAAAATCCAAAATCTCTCCCACGAAACCCCTCACGATCCCGAGGACCGAGTTATGCGGCGCTGTGCTGGCAACCAAACTAACTAAATGGGTAGTAGCAAACAATCGTTGGAAAAACGCTAAAATCTCCGTTACCTACTGGACGGACGCCACTATCGTTCTCCACTGGATCAAAGGAGATGTTACTAGATGGAAAACGTTCGTTGCCAATCGCGTTGCCTACATTCTGGACCACAGCGATTCAAACCAATGGAGACATGTTCCCACGGCAGATAATCCAGCAGACAGCGCCACGAGAGGACTATCCCCATCAGAAATCTCCATCTTTGATCTCTGGTGGCACGGACCATCATGGTTGAGGCAACACTCCAGTGAGTGGCCGGACACAGAGGTACCGAACATAAAGTTTGATGAGCAGTCCCTAGAAGCAAAATCTTTGCAAATTCGTTTGCACACCACCCAAGTAGACATTAGTCTCATTGAGCGGTTTTCAACTTACACCAAACTCGTTCGAGTTATAGCATACATACTGCGCTTTTGTCATAACGCTCAATCGAAGAAAACCAGATCTTACAGTCAGCTGTCGCCAGAGGAACTGGACAATGCACTTCGCTGCGTCGTGAAAATAGTACAAGCAGAAACCTTTCAGTCCGACATGCACGCGATCCTCGCAGAAAATCCTCTGCCTCCGAAGAGCACCCTAAGAAATCTCACTCCCTTTCTTGACGACGGCATCTTACGCGTTCGCGGTCGTCTCAAACATTCCAACCTTTCTTTCGATCGCAAACATCCAATCATCTTACCGCAGCGTCATTTCTTTACAGAGCTGGTAATTCAGAACTCCCATCAAGCTACCCTGCACGGCGGCGCCCATCTTACTTTAGCCCACACGAGGTACAAGTTCTGGATTCCAAATGGAAGACAAGCCGTCCGAACAATCCTTCGAAAATGCATCACGTGCTTCCGCGCGTCACCTAGCATCGGAAGTCAATTGATGGGCGACCTGCCGGTGCACAGAGTCAACCCACCAAACCGCCCATTCGTTGCGACCGGCGTCGATTATACCGGGGCAATCGAAATCCAGGCAGCACGGCTTCGTGGGACAAGTACGTACAAAGGATACATTGCTATTTTCGTCTGCTTGGCTACGAAGGCAGTTCACCTAGAAGCGGTTACCGGACTCtcgtcggaacacttcctaCTAGCATTTTCTCGTTTTACTGGTCGCCGAGGACCAGTTCAACATATGTATAGCGACAACGGGACAAATTTCGTTGGCGCCAATAAGTTATTAGCAAGCGCACAACAGGCGGATCGCGACCACGCTACGTGCCCTACATGGCATTTCACTCCGCCATACTCTCCCAATTTCGGAGGCCTTTGGGAGGCTGGGGTCAAGTCCGTCAAGCATCACCTGAAGAGGACTGTCGGAAGTCACAAGCAGACTTATGAGGAACTCGCAACGGTGCTCATCCGGATTGAAGCTTGCCTAAACTCTCGGCCACTTTGTCCGCTAACAGCTGATCCAGACGACTTAGAAGCTCTCACGCCGGCACATTTTCTCATTGGTGACACCCTGCTCGCACCTGCCCATTGTCGCCCTCAAAACTCGTCGTTCCGTGAGCAATTTCTGTCTCATCAAAATTTGATCCGTCAGTTTTGGACGCAATGGAGCCGAGATTGGCTGTCCCATCTTCAAACTCGCCCAAAATGGTGTCAGGAAAAggagaattttaaaatcaacgaATTAGTACTCATGAAGGACGATCAACTGCCTCCATCGCAATGGTCGCTCGGTAGAATTACCAGTCTCCATCCTGGAGAGGATTCACTCGTTCGAGTTGTAACACTGAAAACAAAATCAGGCAGTCAAAAACGCTCCATCTCCAAGCTTTGTCGCCTGCCGATCTCATGCTAA